A single window of Candidatus Microthrix subdominans DNA harbors:
- a CDS encoding TetR/AcrR family transcriptional regulator has product MNADAVPSADWESAGTRAARHPEDGRAGRTKTALREAMVALVLEQGYDAVSVEAVVERAAVTRAAFAAHFGTKERLLNAVVDEFAETVAIAFEDADVEIEGGRLSVLLEQARRSHDVLAIIVRGEGDGEPLRRFARRIAEVLAEDFDDEMLEAGTTPRADRHLAISMWAAGLTAAVGWFIDAGEGADPAKVAGEVNAIAEHGWAWAAGRGTVST; this is encoded by the coding sequence GTGAACGCCGACGCCGTGCCCTCTGCCGACTGGGAGAGCGCCGGCACCCGGGCCGCCCGGCACCCGGAGGACGGTCGGGCCGGTCGCACCAAGACCGCACTGCGGGAGGCGATGGTCGCCTTGGTGCTCGAGCAGGGGTACGACGCGGTCTCGGTCGAGGCGGTCGTCGAACGGGCCGCCGTCACCCGGGCGGCCTTCGCCGCCCACTTCGGCACCAAGGAGCGCCTGTTGAACGCGGTCGTCGACGAGTTTGCGGAAACGGTTGCCATCGCGTTCGAGGACGCTGACGTCGAGATCGAAGGAGGTCGCCTCAGCGTTCTTTTGGAACAGGCCCGTCGGTCCCATGATGTGTTGGCAATCATCGTCAGGGGAGAGGGTGACGGCGAGCCGTTGAGACGGTTTGCGCGCCGTATCGCCGAGGTGCTGGCCGAGGACTTCGACGACGAAATGCTCGAGGCGGGCACGACCCCCCGGGCCGATCGTCACCTCGCGATCTCGATGTGGGCCGCCGGCTTGACCGCAGCGGTCGGGTGGTTCATCGATGCCGGAGAGGGCGCCGATCCAGCGAAGGTCGCCGGCGAGGTGAACGCGATCGCCGAGCACGGCTGGGCCTGGGCGGCGGGGCGTGGAACGGTGTCGACCTAG